CAAAGCCACGAAACATCCCTGTGGTTGCACGTCGAATGATAGCTCATGCACTGGGACAAAgggtttcttctaattcatctgcTGGGGTCACTCCTTCAATGGGTAACGAACCCAACCAAAAAAATCAGGAATTGAGTGGTAGTGAGAAAAGCGTGGGTCATCAAAATCTTAACTTGAGAAATTCACGAGAAACAGCTGCAGTTTCCAACCAAGAACTTAGCTCACAAGACAGGAAAATTGTTGATAAGTCGCAGGTGACACATGCTGCCACTGGTGAGAGGAAAAGTGAAAGGAAAATTCAGAAGAAACCAGCAGGTAGTGATAATTCTGTTAGTTGTGTTCCACCGCCGAATGGGAGAATGCGTCAAGCTCCTTCCGAGGACAATTTGAAACAAGAACATCTAGGAGCTGCAAAAAGGATGTTTGCTCATGCACTACGCTCAAATGGAACCAAGGAAGTAAATGGTCTTATTATGAAAACCGATACAGCAATGCCAATTGAAAAAGACTAGTCACGAGTCTCTAAGGGAATCCCAAAATCTTTTCAAGTAATCTCATGTGACCCTCTTGAAAAGCAACATAGGTATTTTAAGATGGCACATGGAATCACCAAGCAAGACTCCACGACATGTTACTGGGCCATCTACATCAGCTCTACCAAAGCTTAACAGTGTTCCTCAGTGTTGGTTCTCAGGGGCGGAGCCGAGTTTTGAGAAGTGAGAACTACCACCACAcccattttttgtttttggtcCACTATGAAACCCACAGACAGAAAACTTCAGGCGCGCCCccatttttgaagaaaaaattattcCAAAATCCATATTTTCTAAAAATTCTGCTTTTCAATTTTCCGCGTATTGCTTAAGTGTAAATCTGGTTTCTCTCTTTTAATCATGAAGAAATTATAATCTTTTTGGTTCATGGAGTTTATTTGTCATTTAAAATTATATTTTTATGTCAAACCATGACTACGAGGGTTGGAGGCGAGATCTCATAAGGTCTGGGCAAGGTGTAAATCTGATGTTGATTCAATTAAGGGATCCCGATGGTTGCTGTCAAATTTGTTGAAGTGAATTCAAGAAGGACAAGAAGGATAAGTATTTGGCGGACATGGATATGAAGACGAACGAGAATTAGAAATAGGGTATCAATCCAATTTGGATTTGGTTAAGAACTGATGTGTTGccattgatttgatgatgaaagATAGTGATGCTGAGAATAGAAGAGTTGGTTCTAGTGGCGGTGTTTGAAGAAATTGTGGAGAAAAAAATTAAAGTTCCTATCGATGATTACGGGTTTTAGAACCGGAAGAAGATAGAAAAATCTGTTAGATTTGTTTGAACCTGAATTAGCATAAGAAGACAGCGAAGAAGCTATTTTTAATGGTGGCCATGAATGGTGGTGACTAAAGGAAACACGTCAAGTGGTTACGATGCTGGTGAAAATTGAAGACATGGGTTTGCTATCTAGGGGAGAATCTTGTGAAAAGCCTGTAAAACATGAATGGATTACTTCATCTGGGTCATGCATTTTCATTGTCGAAGCTTGAATTTGCTGCTGCTTATCAATTATTGCTAAGGAGATTATGAAATAGTATGGACTCTCGGATGCAGAAATTTCTAAGTTCCCAGATCCATCTCACCGGCTCATCTACTTCCCTCCTGTTGCTAAGAAAGATTTGTCTTGGGTTGCGATTCGCGGCGATCCTCCATGACAACATATATTATGTGATTCATTTGTCAGATGGCAGATTGGGAAATTGAAGGAGATGGAGAAGATTGTGAAGGTTTGAGGTATGCTATTTTACTCTCCGTTAGATGAACAACAAGGAACCATTCAATAAATTAAGAAGAAAGGAAATTAGTTTCTGTGAGGTgtaatatgagacatacaagaaATGTAAGTAACTCTGAAAGTCCAATGTATTATTTTATACATTTTTGCCACTATATTCAATTACTCTTTTCCCTACAGATGCTGCACTGTTCAAGAACTATCAACTTTGGACTTCTGGTGGCATTAATCCAATTTTGGAAGTCCCTTGCCTATTATGAAAGAGGCATTTAACTCGGTTTACAGGCAAGGTAGAGTTGCTGATCACTCCATAGGGCCAAGGTGTGTTAACTTCACACCAATCTTGGAACTGCTCGACTCAAGAGTCCTCTCTACACCAAGAAAATATATGCATGACATGTTATATAGTCGTGAAAatagttgcataacacgttatgtatctacaaaagttgttgcatagcacgttatgcagctactttttttcttagtattgataccaacaaaaaataaggttgcataacttgtcatgcacctacaataatatctacatcacatgttatgtagtcgtgaaaatggatgcaaaacttgttatgcatccgaaaatatgactgcataatgcattatgcatcgagaaaattgttgcacaatcttttatgcatcgagaaaatagatgcataacctgatatgcatccataaatatggatgcatactgcattatgcatcaatttttttatgtacgcactaaaatcaaccaaaacaatggttgcataacttgttatagatgcataatttgttatgcagtggagaaaatggttgcataattcgttatgcgtctgcagaatggattatgcatttttttttggtgactgcataatggttaagtatcaagttttcgaaaattttgcctaaaattatgatcatcttcgattttttcgtgaaaaacaaaaaattgatattcttgtttgtactcgttgcggagctctcttaaaaagatttccaatgatataacatttgtaaaattccaaggcgcggatttttagatatgttatatccaagttgcgttgccaattatacccctgatacaTAACCagtcatgcagatgcataatccgaCGGTTTTAATAATTTCAATTAATTATGAGTGTcacggtacccaaaattaattgtgtgcctaacaatgagaatattatttattttgggtcTCCTCCTAATTTTCCCTTTTGAGAATAGGTACGCAAAATCAGATCACCAATAATAGGCACATATTTAAGAGGGTGAAAATGGGCTAGAATAGCTCGAATTGGGCTTCGGAGCTAACTGGGCTGGGTAGGCAATGGCACACCCATCTTTTCATGTGGCTCCGCCCTAGTCACGCACTCTTTAGAATGGCTATAAATATTTGTGAGGGTTGCCAATAGATAGTAGTTTTGAGTGTTAAAATGTATGGGACAGCTATTCGTATCCATCAAGTTGCtctttttatataaaaaattGTGTTGGAAAATGGACTCTCATGAGTCTCATACATATGTAAATTTTGGTGTGAGGAAACTCTTGGTCCTAACAATAGAAAACTTTATGTGCTTGGATCCGAAGGCGGTCCAGGCATTTGAACTTGAGCTAAATAATTTAGCTATGATAGTTGGAAATGCCTAGAAACTGATTGACCAACCCAATTTTTTATTAGGAAGTACTGTAAAGTTTAAAAGATTTTAGCTCTGCTTGCATAATGGCTATTAGATAGAGGTCTGCAATACATATGCAACATCTGGATGCCATTTCAGAACCATTTTCCTTCGTCATTTCATCATCCACATACAATTTATGTTGAAGTTTCTAAATGTTGCTTGCAATACTAGAATGAAAAAAAGGTTTCCGGATGAAAGAGGGTCAATTTAGTTTTGGTTCTTTTAACCTGATCCTTTCCACAGTTGTAGAATTTGAAAATTTGCATTTTAAATCACCATTCCACACCACTACATCCTGATCTCCACTAACTTCAGGCAAGATTGTAGTATCAAAATAATCTTTAAGCTCTTAGGAATGCACTAGACTTTCCCATTTAGTAAATCTTTGAGTTTCATGTTTATGTTGTCTTTTACAAAATCATTGAGAACAAtgtctgtaggatcagaatctcgcaacagtaatgcctcagcgaaattattaacaatacaacacagcagcgtcgcaaaacaacttcagaaacgaaataataaacgacgtcagctaaatcatgagaaaaatgtgatggtcctgcgaaaattagagagtttgcgagattaacatttgtaaggttgcgagaatatcgcaagctatatccgaaaataaaggacagattagctgtcatccactatgtaattccctataaatagctgttcagttgtaaaggaaaggagagagatcttttctgagggagaagcaagtaaataggagagagaaaatctagagcagtggttattcttgattcctttatcttttctagtaagattgttcaaagattcatcaataaaattaagattgttaatctaaaatgagttgaatgttcatgaaatcttatgaggggtgtagtgtaggatttcctgcaactacgtaatagcgctagaaacagggaggctgaagattgaaagttgaagattgttgttgagattgttaaaatcaagaaagtgattaaacaaatcagtgaaccaattaaaagaaaaatgattagagtcaatgaatatgacaaaagattggagtgtaatatgataacaaaaacaatggttaatgaattccatggaaacatcaaaggaaggatacttAAACgatattttgaaggaaggaaggttatggcggtagaaaagacatcacccttgaaagattgggaaaagcaaaaaatcacattcatggcgacagaaatactaaaagaaaatttgaaccacacatctccattgattattacagtgcctattacgcgaaaaaagaaggggacaacaacaaaatccacggaagaatggacgttgaacagaactttagtcgatacaggaagttcagtggatataatattttatcatgcgttcaggggaatgggatttaaagatgaagaaatgtccagttcaacatatcttgttcatggctttggaaaatccacaacaaaacctaaaggagaaatagtggtacgaattccactaggagagatcgaaacacacgtgacactatgcgtggtggatatggaatcgccatataatatgttgctaggaagaccatggatacatgcgataaaagttgtagtatcaacgttgcatcaatgtattaaattccccacaccaaatggaataggtgaaatcataggagatgttgacaatgcgaaattatgtcatcaaattgaagtaaagcattatgaaggacgagcaaaaaagaaacaatttcacaaaaagttggcaaaggaggcaaagaaagaagaagaatttagagtgtacacgataagggaaaaagaaggcaggggaatacccagcgaaatttcggaagaaggagaaggacctgtgaaaacaataaaagaaccaacaccaatgggagaacccaagtccagttac
This is a stretch of genomic DNA from Papaver somniferum cultivar HN1 chromosome 1, ASM357369v1, whole genome shotgun sequence. It encodes these proteins:
- the LOC113314433 gene encoding uncharacterized protein LOC113314433 isoform X3, which encodes MISCARFVHVSVGEGDDRHLILERCLESSVPPILVSDILWQHDEYPSPTESHQILRRKDTLPASKTNTVSSKSSLEEREAAYLAARQRIFSKDDSEVKESVTPKPRNIPVVARRMIAHALGQRVSSNSSAGVTPSMGNEPNQKNQELSGSEKSVGHQNLNLRNSRETAAVSNQELSSQDRKIVDKSQVTHAATGERKSERKIQKKPAGSDNSVSCVPPPNGRMRQAPSEDNLKQEHLGAAKRMFAHALRSNGTKEVNGLIMKTDTAMPIEKD
- the LOC113314433 gene encoding uncharacterized protein LOC113314433 isoform X1, coding for MSMTQFAMIEELAFLIKDNLPCKHLVLSIEEVLVDFLLNDTSPDGVLELKPMNPYNRLLLHRLADIFGFVHVSVGEGDDRHLILERCLESSVPPILVSDILWQHDEYPSPTESHQILRRKDTLPASKTNTVSSKSSLEEREAAYLAARQRIFSKDDSEVKESVTPKPRNIPVVARRMIAHALGQRVSSNSSAGVTPSMGNEPNQKNQELSGSEKSVGHQNLNLRNSRETAAVSNQELSSQDRKIVDKSQVTHAATGERKSERKIQKKPAGSDNSVSCVPPPNGRMRQAPSEDNLKQEHLGAAKRMFAHALRSNGTKEVNGLIMKTDTAMPIEKD
- the LOC113314433 gene encoding uncharacterized protein LOC113314433 isoform X2, which encodes MNPYNRLLLHRLADIFGFVHVSVGEGDDRHLILERCLESSVPPILVSDILWQHDEYPSPTESHQILRRKDTLPASKTNTVSSKSSLEEREAAYLAARQRIFSKDDSEVKESVTPKPRNIPVVARRMIAHALGQRVSSNSSAGVTPSMGNEPNQKNQELSGSEKSVGHQNLNLRNSRETAAVSNQELSSQDRKIVDKSQVTHAATGERKSERKIQKKPAGSDNSVSCVPPPNGRMRQAPSEDNLKQEHLGAAKRMFAHALRSNGTKEVNGLIMKTDTAMPIEKD